A window of Acidimicrobiia bacterium contains these coding sequences:
- a CDS encoding NAD-dependent deacylase has product MDITPSEELAREIAALVREAGQVVALTGAGISTESGIPDFRGPNGLWTKNPDAEKMADISYYMADPDIRRKAWRHRIESGMWKAEPNAGHRALADLERRGKLHTLVTQNVDGLHQAAGNSPEAVVEIHGTVHEVKCMGCGTHSPMQPTLDRVESGDDDPTCLDCGGILKSATISFGEALVPDVLRRSQDAAESADVVLALGSSLTVYPAAGLPEIGVRNGAALVVANAEPTPFDAVATVVSRDPLGEILPAVVAAL; this is encoded by the coding sequence ATGGACATCACGCCTTCCGAGGAGCTCGCCCGCGAGATCGCAGCCTTGGTCCGCGAGGCCGGGCAGGTCGTCGCTCTCACGGGTGCGGGTATCTCCACCGAGTCGGGCATCCCCGACTTCCGAGGGCCGAACGGGCTGTGGACGAAGAACCCCGACGCCGAGAAGATGGCCGACATCTCCTACTACATGGCTGATCCCGACATCCGCCGGAAGGCCTGGCGGCACCGGATCGAGAGCGGCATGTGGAAGGCCGAGCCCAACGCCGGTCACCGGGCGCTTGCCGATCTCGAACGCCGGGGGAAGCTCCACACGCTCGTGACGCAGAACGTCGACGGGCTCCACCAGGCCGCCGGGAACTCACCGGAGGCGGTCGTCGAGATCCACGGCACCGTCCACGAGGTGAAGTGCATGGGCTGCGGCACGCACTCACCCATGCAGCCGACCCTCGATCGCGTCGAGTCCGGTGACGACGACCCGACCTGCCTCGACTGCGGCGGCATCCTCAAGTCGGCCACGATCTCCTTCGGCGAGGCGCTCGTCCCCGACGTTCTCCGGCGCTCGCAGGACGCCGCGGAGTCGGCCGACGTCGTGCTCGCCCTCGGCTCGTCGCTCACGGTGTACCCCGCCGCCGGGCTCCCCGAGATCGGCGTGCGGAACGGGGCCGCCCTCGTCGTCGCCAACGCCGAGCCCACGCCGTTCGATGCCGTGGCCACCGTCGTGTCACGCGACCCGCTCGGCGAGATCCTCCCCGCGGTCGTCGCAGCCCTCTGA